The proteins below are encoded in one region of Streptomyces sp. NBC_00490:
- a CDS encoding ABC transporter permease — MRRYVIKRVAQAVGVLWAAYTVAFLVLDFLPGDPVTAMAGAGMDSGDVDPARLAALRHEYGFDKPVLVQYADYLGRAVRGDFGDAVSTGRPVTATLADALPQTLQLTAAALLLAVLLGGGLAVVATYTSRRWLRQLLLSLPPLGVSVPTFWVGLLLVEAFSFRLRWFPAFGNDGPEGLVLPALTLAIPTGAQVAQVLAKSLLTALDQAYVETARAKGAGRWRVHLRHALRNASLPALTVVGLLVGQLIAGSVVVETVFSRDGLGRVTAAAVTSQDIPLVQGVVVFGALIFVATNLLVDLVYPLLDPRIVVASDRRASFV; from the coding sequence GTGCGCCGCTATGTGATCAAGCGGGTCGCGCAGGCGGTCGGGGTGCTGTGGGCGGCCTACACGGTGGCGTTCCTGGTGCTGGACTTCCTGCCCGGTGACCCGGTCACCGCGATGGCCGGTGCCGGGATGGACTCGGGGGACGTCGACCCGGCCCGGCTGGCCGCGCTGCGGCACGAGTACGGCTTCGACAAGCCGGTGCTGGTGCAGTACGCCGACTATCTGGGCCGGGCGGTGCGCGGGGACTTCGGCGACGCGGTCTCCACGGGCCGCCCGGTGACCGCCACGCTGGCCGACGCGCTGCCGCAGACACTGCAACTGACCGCTGCCGCACTGCTGTTGGCGGTGCTGCTCGGTGGCGGTCTCGCGGTGGTGGCGACGTACACCTCGCGGCGGTGGCTGCGGCAGTTGTTGCTGTCGCTGCCCCCGCTCGGGGTGTCGGTCCCGACGTTCTGGGTGGGGCTGCTGCTCGTCGAGGCGTTCTCCTTCCGGCTGCGTTGGTTCCCGGCCTTCGGCAACGACGGGCCGGAAGGACTGGTGCTGCCGGCCTTGACGCTGGCGATCCCGACCGGCGCACAGGTCGCGCAGGTACTGGCCAAGAGCCTGCTCACCGCCCTTGACCAGGCCTATGTGGAGACCGCGCGCGCCAAGGGCGCCGGCCGCTGGCGGGTGCATCTGCGGCACGCGCTGCGCAACGCGTCGCTGCCCGCGCTGACTGTCGTAGGCCTGCTGGTCGGGCAGCTGATCGCCGGTTCGGTGGTCGTCGAGACGGTGTTCTCGCGCGACGGTCTGGGCCGGGTGACCGCGGCGGCGGTCACCTCTCAGGACATCCCGCTGGTCCAGGGAGTGGTGGTGTTCGGGGCGCTGATCTTCGTGGCGACGAATCTGCTCGTCGACCTCGTCTATCCGCTCCTCGACCCGCGGATCGTGGTGGCCTCGGACAGGAGGGCGAGCTTCGTATGA